A stretch of Aedes aegypti strain LVP_AGWG chromosome 2, AaegL5.0 Primary Assembly, whole genome shotgun sequence DNA encodes these proteins:
- the LOC5570479 gene encoding leucine-rich repeat transmembrane neuronal protein 4 isoform X1, with protein MSDLVRMIVRLLFLICFLQLSQAQPKELKCKRESGKICQLDILTWEVSPRPVMPDLSDKHTLIIRSGNIHNFSQILTSHLGDVTKLHFGQLGIRSLYISPKWISLKAEANQIFELVIEELPDAVYEDLSFEDVNIAKARNFINRSSYEENPDDEKNEVETTTLADEPMKKQDVNELLLLNLANNKLKSIKNLKYLSKLRELLLDGNQIEFIEMETFAGMKKLKKLSLTRNEISRISTKDPTNFFALEKLSLAFNKLKILEIKNWEMVQLTQLDVSHNQLVQMDAATLDQFVSLEKLAMANNSWQCEWLDEAMKGINGAFVSLEDSQETCASEQYDVKGFCCSYFHQVEDDPVNTLDRIKRIEEANQRLKADMSKNIDSFQKDWSTKWQTLQDRAEQKMKPYREMEEKMLKDDNSKTKKAVKDFEALIDECQKLLDQIIAANAKNKEYTQKFTNLFHATLAEKNKLMSEMSKAAALEEEIKKYEVSVKAANN; from the exons ATGAGCGATCTAGTGAGGATGATCGTTAGACTGTTGTTTCTGATTTG TTTTTTGCAGCTCTCACAGGCTCAGCCCAAAGAGTTGAAATGCAAACGAGAGTCTGGAAAGATTTGTCAGCTGGATATCCTGACCTGGGAAGTCTCTCCGAGACCGGTGATGCCTGATTTGTCGGACAAACATACGCTCATTATTAGATCGGGGAATATCCACAATTTCTCTCAAATTCTCACATCCCACCTCGGCGATGTGACTAAACTGCACTTTGGCCAACTGGGAATCCGCTCTCTGTACATCTCTCCGAAATGGATATCGTTAAAAGCCGAGGCGaaccaaatttttgaattgGTCATCGAAGAATTACCGGATGCGGTGTATGAAGATCTATCTTTTGAAGATGTGAATATTGCTAAGgctaggaattttatcaatagatcttcatatgaagaaaatccagatgatgaaaaaaatgaagttgaaACTACTACCCTAGCAGATGAACCAATGAAAAAACAGGACGTAAATGAGCTACTTCTTTTGAATCTAGCAAATAACAAACTGAAGTcgataaaaaatctcaaatatctGTCCAAATTGCGGGAGCTGCTTCTGGACGGTAACCAGATAGAGTTTATCGAGATGGAAACTTTCGCTGGAatgaaaaagcttaaaaaacttTCACTGACCAGAAACGAAATCAGTCGCATTTCAACGAAAGATCCAACGAACTTTTTCGCGTTGGAAAAATTGTCACTTGCTTTCAACAAGCTTAAAATTCTCGAGATTAAGAATTGGGAAATGGTGCAGCTGACTCAGCTGGACGTGAGTCACAACCAGCTGGTCCAGATGGACGCGGCCACGTTGGATCAGTTCGTAAGCTTGGAGAAACTGGCCATGGCCAACAATTCGTGGCAGTGTGAATGGCTAGACGAAGCTATGAAAGGTATCAACGGTGCCTTCGTATCGCTGGAAGATTCACAGGAAACGTGCGCAAGTGAGCAGTACGATGTGAAGGGCTTTTGCTGCAGCTATTTCCACCAAGTAGAAGACGATCCGGTCAACACCCTGGACAGAATCAAGCGTATTGAGGAGGCGAACCAACGCCTGAAAGCAGATATGAGCAAAAATATCGACTCGTTCCAGAAAGATTGGTCTACAAAATGGCAAACTTTGCAGGATCGGGCAGAGCAAAAAATGAAACCCTACAGAGAAATGGAAGAAAAAATGCTTAAAGATGACAATAGCAAAACGAAGAAGGCCGTCAAGGATTTTGAGGCATTGATTGacgaatgtcaaaaattgctgGACCAAATAATAGCAGCCAACGCGAAGAACAAGGAATACACTCAGAAATTTACCAACTTGTTCCACGCAACGCTTGCGGAGAAGAACAAACTGATGTCGGAAATGTCGAAAGCAGCCGCACTTGAGGAGGAAATCAAGAAATATGAGGTGAGTGTCAAAGCAGCAAATAACTGA
- the LOC5570479 gene encoding leucine-rich repeat transmembrane protein FLRT3 isoform X2: MPDLSDKHTLIIRSGNIHNFSQILTSHLGDVTKLHFGQLGIRSLYISPKWISLKAEANQIFELVIEELPDAVYEDLSFEDVNIAKARNFINRSSYEENPDDEKNEVETTTLADEPMKKQDVNELLLLNLANNKLKSIKNLKYLSKLRELLLDGNQIEFIEMETFAGMKKLKKLSLTRNEISRISTKDPTNFFALEKLSLAFNKLKILEIKNWEMVQLTQLDVSHNQLVQMDAATLDQFVSLEKLAMANNSWQCEWLDEAMKGINGAFVSLEDSQETCASEQYDVKGFCCSYFHQVEDDPVNTLDRIKRIEEANQRLKADMSKNIDSFQKDWSTKWQTLQDRAEQKMKPYREMEEKMLKDDNSKTKKAVKDFEALIDECQKLLDQIIAANAKNKEYTQKFTNLFHATLAEKNKLMSEMSKAAALEEEIKKYEVSVKAANN, encoded by the coding sequence ATGCCTGATTTGTCGGACAAACATACGCTCATTATTAGATCGGGGAATATCCACAATTTCTCTCAAATTCTCACATCCCACCTCGGCGATGTGACTAAACTGCACTTTGGCCAACTGGGAATCCGCTCTCTGTACATCTCTCCGAAATGGATATCGTTAAAAGCCGAGGCGaaccaaatttttgaattgGTCATCGAAGAATTACCGGATGCGGTGTATGAAGATCTATCTTTTGAAGATGTGAATATTGCTAAGgctaggaattttatcaatagatcttcatatgaagaaaatccagatgatgaaaaaaatgaagttgaaACTACTACCCTAGCAGATGAACCAATGAAAAAACAGGACGTAAATGAGCTACTTCTTTTGAATCTAGCAAATAACAAACTGAAGTcgataaaaaatctcaaatatctGTCCAAATTGCGGGAGCTGCTTCTGGACGGTAACCAGATAGAGTTTATCGAGATGGAAACTTTCGCTGGAatgaaaaagcttaaaaaacttTCACTGACCAGAAACGAAATCAGTCGCATTTCAACGAAAGATCCAACGAACTTTTTCGCGTTGGAAAAATTGTCACTTGCTTTCAACAAGCTTAAAATTCTCGAGATTAAGAATTGGGAAATGGTGCAGCTGACTCAGCTGGACGTGAGTCACAACCAGCTGGTCCAGATGGACGCGGCCACGTTGGATCAGTTCGTAAGCTTGGAGAAACTGGCCATGGCCAACAATTCGTGGCAGTGTGAATGGCTAGACGAAGCTATGAAAGGTATCAACGGTGCCTTCGTATCGCTGGAAGATTCACAGGAAACGTGCGCAAGTGAGCAGTACGATGTGAAGGGCTTTTGCTGCAGCTATTTCCACCAAGTAGAAGACGATCCGGTCAACACCCTGGACAGAATCAAGCGTATTGAGGAGGCGAACCAACGCCTGAAAGCAGATATGAGCAAAAATATCGACTCGTTCCAGAAAGATTGGTCTACAAAATGGCAAACTTTGCAGGATCGGGCAGAGCAAAAAATGAAACCCTACAGAGAAATGGAAGAAAAAATGCTTAAAGATGACAATAGCAAAACGAAGAAGGCCGTCAAGGATTTTGAGGCATTGATTGacgaatgtcaaaaattgctgGACCAAATAATAGCAGCCAACGCGAAGAACAAGGAATACACTCAGAAATTTACCAACTTGTTCCACGCAACGCTTGCGGAGAAGAACAAACTGATGTCGGAAATGTCGAAAGCAGCCGCACTTGAGGAGGAAATCAAGAAATATGAGGTGAGTGTCAAAGCAGCAAATAACTGA